Within Serratia odorifera, the genomic segment TGCTTTATATCCAGAGTTTGCTGACGGAATTAAAAAAACGATAGCAGAAAAAATGAAGTTGATTTAATAGATTTAAACTCTGCTAAAAATGGAGGTAACCCGGTGACGCCTTTTTAAGGTTCATCGCGTTTTACCGGGGAACACTGCTTTGATCTTCAGGAAGAGATGGGCGTTATCCTGGTATCCATAGGCCATTCGTTTCATCACTTTGATCTCTTCCCTTTGTTCAGTACCGGCGTAAAGTAGAGTTTTCGGCCTTTTTGACCCTGGCCAAAAATCAGTGCAGTGCTAAATCAGAGATCCTCATCTTTCTGACCCCGCCTCACGACGACGCCCTTGCGCTTCGCTAGTCCTTCACCACCATCAGGCTGGACAGGGGACTTTCACCCCCGCGCTGCTGAGCATGCCCGGCACACACAAAAAAGCCACCGCAGTGGGTGGCTTAATTATATGATTTTAAGGCTAAAATTTGGTGGCCCCTGCTGGGTTTGAACCAGCGACCAAGCGATTATGAGTCGCCTGCTCTAACCACTGAGCTAAGGGGCCATGCGGGCGAGATTATACGGCAAGGTGACGGGGTAGGTCTACTGCCATTCATCCGGATGGCGTTTTTCTGCGCAGTGGTAGCTTGTTGTAATTGTTGGCGGATTTTGCGATAACCTTCATAAATCCCAGGTAAGGACCGTTGCTATCATGGAACTTCTGCTCCCAAATCTGCAGGTGGTATTTTGCGGCATCAATCCCGGCCTTTCTTCGGCGCAGCGCGGCTACCCTTTTGCCAATGCCAGCAACCGCTTTTGGAAGGTGATTCATCTGGCGGGGTTCACCGCGGTGCAACTGGCGCCGGAACAGTGGCAGCGGCTGCCGGAGTATGGCTGTGGTATTACGGCACTGGTGGCACGGCCAACGGTGGCGGCCAGCGAACTGGCGCGCGACGAGTTGCGTCACGGCGGTGAGGCGTTAAAAGCAAAGATCCTGCACAATCGGCCACGTGCATTGGCGATCCTTGGCAAGCAGGCGTTCAGCGACGCGTTCGGCATTCGTAACGTTGCCTGGGGGCGACAGGCGGTGACGATTGGCGATACCGAGGTATGGGTGCTGCCCAACCCCAGCGGGCTAAATCGCGCCACGCTCGAACAACTGACCGCAAGTTACCGCGAACTGGCGCTGGCGCTGAAAATCGGGCAATAAAAAACCCCGGCAGGCCGGGGTTTTTATACAGCAATAACAACCTGGATTAATCGTCCAGGAAGCTGCGCAGTACTTCAGAACGGCTTGGGTGGCGCAGTTTGCGCAACGCCTTCGCTTCGATCTGGCGAATACGCTCACGGGTAACGTCAAACTGTTTGCCCACTTCTTCCAGCGTGTGGTCAGTGTTCATATCGATACCGAAACGCATACGCAGCACTTTCGCTTCACGGGCGGTCAGGCCAGCCAGCACGTCGTGCGTGGCGGAGCGCAGGCTTTCCGATGTGGCGGAATCCAGCGGCAGCTCAAGGGTGGTATCCTCGATGAAATCGCCCAGATGTGAATCTTCATCATCACCAATCGGCGTTTCCATGGAGATCGGCTCTTTGGCGATCTTCAGCACCTTGCGGATTTTGTCTTCCGGCATCAACATGCGTTCTGCCAGCTCTTCCGGCGTTGGCTCACGGCCCATCTCTTGCAGCATCTGACGCGAAATACGATTGAGCTTGTTGATGGTCTCAATCATATGCACCGGAATACGGATGGTGCGCGCCTGATCGGCGATAGAGCGGGTGATGGCCTGACGGATCCACCAGGTGGCATAGGTCGAGAACTTATAGCCGCGGCGGTATTCGAACTTGTCGACGGCTTTCATCAGACCGATGTTGCCTTCCTGAATCAGATCCAGGAATTGCAGACCGCGGTTGGTGTATTTCTTGGCGATGGAAATAACCAGACGCAAGTTCGCTTCAACCATTTCTTTCTTCGCGCGACGGGCCTTCGCTTCGCCGATCGACATGCGACGGTTGATGTCTTTTACCTGCTCGATGGTCAGGCCGGTCTCTTCTTCAATCTGACGCAGTTTTTGCAGGCTGCGCTGCACGTCTTCCGCCACGTCTTTCAGTTTTTCGGACCAGGGCTTGGCCATCGCCAATGCTGCTTCGAACCAGGAGTCACTGGTTTCATTGCCGGCGAACAGCGTGACGAAGTTTTTCTTCGGCATTTTGCACTGCTCAACGCACAGCTTCATGATGATGCGTTCCTGGGTACGGACGCGATCCATCATGGTACGCATGCTGTTGACCAGGAAGTCGAACTGCTTCGGCACCAGGCGGAACTGCTTGAATACGTCAGACAGCTTCAGAATTTCTTCGGCTGCGCTGGCGTGGCTGCGGCCGTTGGTCTTGATGACCTGACGGGTCGCTTCATACTGCTCGCGCAACTCGGTGAATTTCTGGCGCGCCAGTTCCGGATCGATGCTGTTGTCGTCTTCGGCGTCGTCGTCGTCGTCTTCTTCTTCGTCGTCGCTTTGCTCTTCGGTCCGACAGCTCAGAACCGATGTGCGTCGCGGTAGGAGCGATGTCCTCTTCCGCGTTCGGATCGACAAAGCCGGTGATCAGATCGGACAGGCGAGATTCGCCCGCTTCAACGCGATCGTACTGCTCCAGCAGATAGGTAATGGCTTCCGGGTATTCGGCGACCGAGCACTGCACCTGATTGATACCGTCTTCAATGCGTTTGGCAATGTCGATTTCGCCTTCGCGCGTCAGCAGTTCAACGGTACCCATTTCACGCATGTACATGCGAACCGGGTCAGTGGTGCGGCCCAATCTCGGACTCAACGCTGGACAGTACCTGAGCGGCGGCTTCTTCTGCGTCTTCGTCGGTGCTGTTCGAGTTTTCAGCAAGCAACAGGTCATCGCGTCCGGTGCTTCTTCCATCACCTGGATGCCCATGTCATTAATCATCTGGATGATGTCTTCGATCTGGTCGGAGTCGACGATATCTTCCGGCAGATGGTCATTGACCTCAGCATAGGTCAGATAGCCTTGCTCCTTACCACGGGTGACAAGTAGCTTCAGCTGTGACTGCGGGTTTTGCTCCATAAGACGGTATCCACACTTCAGAGTATTTGGGTTGGTGTCGGTCGGCGAAACCGCCAACAATAGCATTTGGGGCGTATTTGTTATAGCCGCGGCCCACTGTGGCGGCATCTTGCAGGGCTTTGCCCTCGCTTTTATCGGCACTTAAGCCGTTTGTATGCTTCATGCTTCACGTTGCAGGAGAAGGCGCTTTTCCTGTCCCGAGTCACTGACTGTAGTCAATTCACCGGAGAACGTACGTTTTCGCCCGCCTGAAACGCAAAATAATGTTGTCCAGATTCAGTTTTTCTTTGCTAACACTTGATTGAGCGAACGGACTTCTTCCCGTTCCTCCGGGCTCAGGCCGTGCGTTCTGGCCTGGGCTATCAACGTTTCCAGCCGCTGCTCGAGCACCGAGTCATACAGGCTGGCCAGCGTATCTAAAAATGTTTGTTCAACCATATCCTCAATGATCATATGGTTCCACGTAGCCAGAGTTTCAAGCTGCTGGCTGAATTTGTTGTCGCGATACAGCTCTAACAGCTGCCCGGTAGTCAGGCCCGGCTGCGACAGGCAGGTTTGCACCAGTTCGACAAACAGCGGCAGTCCTGGCTGCCTGGTCTGCTCCAGCCCTTCCAGCGCCGGAACCAGCGTGGCCAAGTGCGGATTCTGTACCCAGTAACACCTATCAGTATACGCATGGTTGTGCGTTTTAGCTGGGGAGGCTGATAACTATTGCCATTTTCCGCCTGCTTGGGCATCAGCTTGTCGAGCTGGTTGTCGTCCAGCAGTCCCAGTTTGCTGCCAAGCTGTTGACGCAGATACAAACGCAGCGTCTCACCGGGCACCTGGGTGATCAGCGGCAGCGCCAGCGTGCTCAGCTTGGCACGCCCGTCGGGGCTGCTCAGATCGACCTGTGGCATCAGGCTTTCAAACAGGAAGGTGGAAAGCGGCTGTGCCTGCTC encodes:
- the mug gene encoding G/U mismatch-specific DNA glycosylase translates to MELLLPNLQVVFCGINPGLSSAQRGYPFANASNRFWKVIHLAGFTAVQLAPEQWQRLPEYGCGITALVARPTVAASELARDELRHGGEALKAKILHNRPRALAILGKQAFSDAFGIRNVAWGRQAVTIGDTEVWVLPNPSGLNRATLEQLTASYRELALALKIGQ